The Fundulus heteroclitus isolate FHET01 chromosome 13, MU-UCD_Fhet_4.1, whole genome shotgun sequence genome contains a region encoding:
- the LOC105935076 gene encoding lanosterol 14-alpha demethylase (The RefSeq protein has 1 substitution compared to this genomic sequence), with product MSTHFYNMGTKLLVDTVSKMNENLTSLVLAASVFTLTVGYVSKRLLQQSADKDAKYPPFIPSSIPFLGHAIAFGKSPIEFLENAYEKYGPVFSFTMVGKTFTYLLGSEAATLMFNSKNEDLNAEDVYSKLTTPVFGKGVAYDVPNPIFLEQKKMLKTGLNIARFKEHVRLIESETIEYFKRWGDSGERNLFEALSELIILTASSCLHGKEIRSMLNERVAQLYADLDGGFSHAAWLLPTWVPLPSFRKRDKAHREIKNIFFKVIEKRRRSGETPDDILQTLIDATYKDGRSLTDDEIAGMLIGLLLAGQHTSSTTSAWMGFFLARDKALQDRCYAEQKAVCGEGLPPLDFDQLKDLNLLERCLKETLRLRPPIMTMMRMARTPQTAAGYTIPVGHQVCVSPTVNHRLQDAWVGRMEFNPERYLNDNPAAGEKFAYIPFGAGRHRCIGENFAYVQIKTIWSTMLRMYEFDLVDGYFPTINYTTMIHTPHNPVIRYKRRKQ from the exons ATGTCCACTCATTTTTACAATATGGGCACCAAGCTGCTCGTGGACACCGTGGGTAAAATGAACGAGAACTTGACCTCCCTGGTTCTGGCTGCCTCGGTTTTTACTCTGACAGTGGGTTATGTCTCCAAACGGCTGCTCCAGCAGTCTGCAGACAAAGACGCG AAATATCCACCCTTCATCCCCTCCAGCATCCCTTTCCTTGGACATGCGATTGCTTTTGGAAAAAGCCCAATTGAATTTCTAGAAAATGCTTATGAAAAA TACGGTCCAGTGTTCAGTTTCACCATGGTGGGGAAAACGTTCACTTACTTGTTGGGCAGCGAAGCGGCCACACTTATGTTCAACAGCAAGAACGAAGACCTGAACGCAGAAGACGTCTACTCCAAACTGACAACCCCAGTGTTTGGCAAAGGAGTAGCCTATGACGTCCCAAACCCT ATTTTTCTGGAGCAgaaaaagatgctgaaaactggACTGAACATTGCTCGGTTTAAGGAGCACGTCAGGTTGATCGAGTCAGAGACCATTGAGTATTTTAAGAGATGGGGAGACAGTGGAGAGAGAA ACCTGTTCGAGGCTTTGTCGGAGCTGATCATCTTGACGGCCAGCAGCTGCCTCCACGGGAAGGAGATCCGCAGCATGCTGAACGAACGAGTGGCTCAGCTCTACGCTGACCTGGACGGAGGGTTCAGCCATGCCGCCTGGCTCCTCCCCACCTGGGTGCCCCTCCCAAGCTTCCG GAAACGAGACAAAGCGCACAGAGAGATCAAGAACATCTTCTTCAAGGTCATTGAAAAGCGTAGGAGATCTGGAGAGACGCCGGACGACATCCTGCAGACCCTCATCGATGCTACCTACAA aGATGGTCGGTCGCTCACCGATGATGAGATCGCAGGGATGCTGATTGGTCTCCTCCTCGCGGGTCAGCACACGTCGTCGACAACCAGCGCCTGGATGGGTTTTTTCCTGGCCCGGGACAAAGCTCTGCAGGATCGCTGCTATGCTGAGCAGAAGGCTGTGTGTGGAGAAGGTCTGCCGCCGCTCGACTTTGATCAG CTGAAGGATCTGAACTTGTTGGAGCGCTGCCTGAAGGAGACCCTGAGACTCCGCCCACCTATAATGACCATGATGAGGATGGCTCGCACGCCTCAG ACCGCGGCAGGATACACCATCCCCGTCGGCCACCAGGTCTGCGTCTCCCCGACCGTCAACCACCGTCTGCAGGACGCCTGGGTGGGGAGGATGGAGTTCAACCCTGAGCGCTACCTAAACGACAACCCAGCCGCTGGGGAGAAGTTTGCTTACATCCCGTTTGGTGCCG GGCGCCACCGCTGCATCGGGGAAAACTTCGCCTACGTCCAGATCAAGACCATCTGGTCCACGATGCTGCGAATGTACGAGTTCGACCTGGTGGACGGATATTTCCCCACGATCAACTACACGACAATGATCCACACCCCGCATAACCCCGTCATCAGATATAAGAGGAGGAAGCAGTGA
- the krit1 gene encoding krev interaction trapped protein 1, giving the protein MGNEDGSEDVYVAVIRPKNQVSLSSKEYRAKAYEILLKEVPLEGKEKKRKKVLLVTNVKSGDKSKSILDYVDETIRPISNNQSFIGKRVVHMKRFILEGDNEEKEASLFVVPVGVKDNSKPIHNSGSPSFYCFQDIMRVCSETSPHFCSVTSKMLLALDKWLAEQHTVPHAIPALFRPAPVERVKTNVNNPAYSSEGKLSDEGLHMGYTALEIKSKMMSLEKADMCIQNPLFGSDLQYTNRVDKVIINPYFGLGAPDYSKIQIPKRDKWQHGPNCVGEDKEHQWVDDFPLHRSACEGDTDLLSKLLDSGFSVKQLDSDHWSPIHYACWHGKVEATKILLEKGNCNPNLLNGQLSSPLHFAARGGHAEIVKLLLQHPEIDRHIEDQQKRSPLQVCEENKQNEWEETIKLLQQANSKPYEKVRIYRMDGSYRSVELKHGNNTTVQQIMEGMRLSQETQQYFTIWICSENLHLQLKPYHKPLQHLRIWTEIVSDLTVLDPQRETPQLFLRRDVRLPLEVEKKVEDPLSILILFDEARHCLLKGYFPAPDSKLITLASLLLQIIYGNYESKKHKQGFLNEENLKSIVPISKVKSKAYHWTNRILHEYKALSTSEGVSKEMHHLQRLFLQNCWDIPTYGAAFFTGQVYTKASASNHKVIRVYVGVNTKGLHLMNMETKVLLISLEYGTFIWQLGHADQYFQIHSGDNKMNFIVHTKQAGLIVKLLMKLSGHMTPTDKGPTDKYAYG; this is encoded by the exons ATGGGCAACGAGGACGGCTCAGAAGACGTGTACGTCGCTGTGATTCGTCCAAAGAATCAAGTCAGCCTGTCTTCCAAGGAGTACAGGGCTAAAGCTTATGAG ATCCTGTTGAAAGAAGTGCCGTTGGAGGGGAAGGAGAAGAAGCGGAAAAAAGTCCTTCTGGTGACAAACGTTAAATCAGGAGACAAGTCTAAATCCATATTGGATTACGTCGATGAAACTATAAGACCGATCTCCAACAACCAAAGCTTCATAG GAAAGCGCGTGGTGCACATGAAGAGATTTATCCTTGAAGGTGACAACGAAGAGAAAGAGGCGTCTCTCTTTGTGGTGCCAGTCGGCGTTAAAG ATAACAGCAAACCCATCCACAACTCGGGGAGCCCCAGTTTTTACTGTTTCCAGGACATCATGCGGGTGTGCAGCGAAACCAGCCCTCACTTCTGCTCCGTCACTTCCAAGATGCTCCTGGCTCTAGATAA ATGGTTAGCGGAGCAGCACACCGTCCCTCACGCCATCCCCGCCCTGTTCAGGCCGGCTCCTGTCGAGCGGGTCAAGACCAACGTGAACAACCCAGCCTACAGCAGCGAGGGGAAACTGAGCGACGAGGGCCTGCACATGGGTTACACCGCCCTGGAGATCAAGAGCAAGATGATGTCCCTGGAGAAGGCAGACATGTGCATCCAGAATCCCCTGTTTGGCTCCGACCTGCAGTACACCAACCGG GTGGATAAAGTCATCATAAACCCTTACTTCGGTCTCGGAGCTCCAGATTACTCCAAGATCCAAATCCCCAAGAGGGATAAATGGCAGCATGGGCCCAACTGTGTGGGAGAAGACAA GGAGCACCAGTGGGTGGACGACTTTCCTCTCCACCGCAGCGCCTGTGAAGGAGACACAGACTTGCTCTCTAAGCTCCTCGACAGCGGCTTCTCGGTCAAGCAGCTGGACAGCGATCACTGGTCCCCCATCCACTACGCCTGCTG GCACGGTAAAGTGGAGGCGACAAAAATCTTGCTGGAGAAAGGCAACTGTAACCCAAACCTGCTGAACGGCCAGCTGAGCTCCCCTCTGCACTTTGCGGCCAGAGGAGGCCACGCCGAGATAGTGAAGCTCCTACTGCAGCACCCGGAGATCGATCGG CACATAGAGGACCAGCAGAAGAGGTCGCCTCTCCAGGTGTGTGAGGAGAACAAACAGAACGAATGGGAGGAGACCATAAAACTTCTGCAGCAAGCAAACAGCAAGCCA TACGAGAAGGTGCGTATATACCGCATGGATGGCTCCTATCGCTCCGTGGAGCTGAAGCACGGCAACAACACAACTGTGCAGCAGATAATGGAGGGTATGCGGCTTtctcaggaaacccagcagtaCTTCACCATCTGGATTTGCTCAGAGAACCTCC ACCTGCAGCTGAAGCCCTACCACAAGCCTCTGCAGCATCTGCGCATCTGGACGGAGATCGTGTCAGACTTGACGGTGCTGGACCCCCAACGGGAGACTCCTCAACTCTTCCTTCGCAGGGACGTCCGGCTGCCTCTTGAAGTCGAGAAGAAG GTGGAAGATCCGCTCTCCATCCTCATCCTGTTCGACGAGGCCCGTCACTGCCTGCTGAAGGGCTACTTTCCTGCTCCGGACAGCAAACTGATCACTCTGGCCAGCCTCCTTCTGCAGATCATCTATGGCAACTATGAGAGCAAGAAGCACAAGCAAGGCTTCCTCAA TGAGGAGAACCTGAAATCAATTGTGCCGATATCAAAGGTGAAAAGCAAAGCGTACCACTGGACCAACAGGATTCTGCACGAATACAAA GCTCTGAGCACCAGCGAGGGAGTGAGCAAAGAGATGCACCACCTGCAGAGGCTCTTCCTCCAGAACTGCTGGGACATCCCAACCTACGGAGCTGCTTTCTTCACCGGCCAGGTCTACACCAAGGCCAGCGCCAGCAACCACAAAGTCATCCGAGTCTACGTGGGGGTCAACACCAAGGGACTGCACCTCATGAACATGGAGACCAAG GTCCTTCTCATCAGCTTAGAGTATGGCACATTCATTTGGCAGCTGGGACATGCTGACCAGTACTTCCAGATCCACAGTGGGGACAACAAAATGAACTTCATTGTGCACACAAAACAG GCTGGCCTTATTGTGAAGCTTTTAATGAAACTTAGTGGacacatgactccaactgataaAGGCCCCACGGACAAATACGCCTACGGCTGA
- the LOC105935063 gene encoding protein rapunzel-like, with protein MVDNIKDTAVKVLGCVDKLASFASSIDPMFTVVSSVVRVARKGLMKKGPNPPDKDFQAIHDKLKSISNKNHEALNDIRINEVNETYVTYENNIKYQYDAFITMMAEVNKNPDNSEVYMETFKNTYEKTKSDMGLDVFYRGVIGTDAVFARPLLDVYFENCDGDREIMERRCSHIAHLFHIGLIALMGYTAVTYDDEDGVREKWSDKMSEIQNKMEEVLSKCKNK; from the coding sequence ATGGTTGACAATATCAAGGACACCGCAGTCAAAGTGCTGGGCTGTGTGGACAAGTTGGCCTCCTTCGCCTCCTCCATCGACCCAATGTTTACCGTCGTCTCTTCTGTGGTTCGTGTAGCCAGAAAGGGCCTAATGAAAAAAGGGCCCAATCCTCCGGACAAGGACTTCCAGGCCATCCACGACAAACTGAAGAGCATCTCCAATAAAAACCATGAAGCCCTAAATGATATCCGCATAAACGAGGTGAACGAAACTTATGTCACGTATGAAAATAACATCAAGTACCAGTACGATGCTTTCATCACCATGATGGCAGAGGTGAACAAAAACCCAGACAACAGCGAGGTGTACATGGAGACCTTTAAAAATACTTATGAAAAGACCAAGTCGGATATGGGCCTGGATGTTTTCTACCGCGGTGTGATCGGCACAGACGCGGTGTTTGCAAGACCCCTGCTGGATGTGTATTTTGAGAACTGTGATGGAGACCGTGAAATCATGGAGCGCCGCTGCTCTCACATCGCACACCTCTTCCACATTGGCCTCATCGCGTTGATGGGGTACACTGCCGTTACTTACGACGATGAAGATGGGGTGCGCGAGAAGTGGAGCGACAAGATGAGCGAAATCCAGAATAAGATGGAGGAGGTTCTCAGCAAGTGTAAAAACAAGTAA